The Vanessa atalanta chromosome 7, ilVanAtal1.2, whole genome shotgun sequence genomic interval aaaaaaattgtgtttgatCGCTTTTCTCATTCGAaatgtaataacaaatatttaattgatgtaattaattaataatttacctcGTCTTTGAATGAGCATAAGTTTTCGTAATCAACATTTTCCGCATTCAAATTTTCAATCGTAAACTTTGTGATGTTCTTCGTTTTTAGCTGAAAACGTGACATTTTGAATTGTTAGTGAATATCTTTACTTGATTAAGTGTAGGTTTAATTTAGATAGtcgtattagtatagataaagtAGAATCACTTTCAGTGTTAATAAACTTTGAATGTTGtttagaatgaaaaaaaaaatataataaaatgaaatgaatatatcaataaagtaaaaTGCTTTTTAGAATACCTCTTCAAGTTTTGAAGTTACAAGTTCCATGGGGTAGTTTTGCACTTTGTtgcaaatttcataatattcacAATCGCTGCTGATAACAGGTTCCAATATTGAGTCGTATTTTGTTTCAGTCCAATGTAAAAGTGTTTGTcctaaagtaaaagtaaaagtaacaacAGTTTCagatataattgattttttaatttgttataggCAAAACCTGATGGTTAGGACAGCACCGGTCAgtcaataaaacttttataaatattaaccatatcttACATTGCCAAAGTACCATCATTTGgcagctaagatgttaagtcccttgtgcctgtagttacactggctcactcatcctaccgcaacacaacgatactaaattTGCTTTGTGGCGGTGTTCAAAACTGCaatatatacggttttataacATCCCAGAATGTGTACTATTAACTGCctctattgttaaatttaaaggaATGTTTGTACGAAAAACGTTATTTTAACAATTGGTAATATCATAACTAAGGAACGAAATGATTGACTTCTGGCTCTTTTTTTTTGAAACTGAAACCGTTAAGATCTTTCTTAGAggattaattctattttttggAAAACCAGTAAAGGTTATCAAGGGCTTAAAGTTTAAGCTTAATTGTCCAGAAAacgactaaatataattttcagcgTAAATACAATGGAAACCTTATAGTACTAAGTGTATgttgtataattattcatttcattccATTTTTTAACTCAGCCTTGTTTTTATCGCgccaatatttttaacaaatattttcatataaaatttataacggaatgtttttttacttttttttgatTAAGTATCTGGTATctgtagtttatttaattgaataacaaaAGTACTTACCATTGGAACTTGAGTCGTCATTTGCTCGAGCCGTCTGCAGTAAAACCTTAAatgaaaacacatttttttttttaaataaaaaaaaaacg includes:
- the LOC125065252 gene encoding uncharacterized protein LOC125065252 isoform X2, which produces MTRKLSCVIFFIMVLLQTARANDDSSSNGQTLLHWTETKYDSILEPVISSDCEYYEICNKVQNYPMELVTSKLEELKTKNITKFTIENLNAENVDYENLCSFKDEVYYPQAAKDSSGKWHFILNGHSQAFQGFVVKRCK